The Caproicibacterium amylolyticum genome includes the window TGCTATTGCATTTGCTTCCTACCGAATGCGGATTGCTGAGGAAGACCCGGAAGAATTAGCAGGCCAGATTCAGAAACTGTTTGCGCGAGAGCCACTTTTGGTCGAAAAAAAGTCCAAACACGGCGTTTTGCAGATGAATTTGCATCCGGAGCTTGACCATACAGAAGTAGCCGCGGAAGCCAAAACAGTTCAAATTGACGCAGTCCTGCCTGCCGGAAGCAATTTTAATTTAAATCCTGCTCTATTGTTGGATTGTATAAAAAAGAATTTGAATATTGAAATTACAGCTGAAATTATTCGTACAAATTTGTACGATGAAAGCATGAAACCGTTTGAATAAAAAACTTGCGTTTGCTTAAATGGTGTGCTATAATATTAAAGCATTTGAAATCCGCCGCTCCCGGCGGGAGGCAATGCCCACTTTAAGCGACATTGAACAGGGCAGTCCTCTGCCAACGCATGAATGCCCG containing:
- a CDS encoding TIGR03936 family radical SAM-associated protein, whose amino-acid sequence is MKNIRVWFSKTGPSRYISHLDLMRCMTRAVRRAQLPLWYTQGFNSRVYMTFALPLSLGVSGLRESMDLRLKGEMDGEEIKNCVNRVLPPDIQVLEVTEPKMKPGAIAFASYRMRIAEEDPEELAGQIQKLFAREPLLVEKKSKHGVLQMNLHPELDHTEVAAEAKTVQIDAVLPAGSNFNLNPALLLDCIKKNLNIEITAEIIRTNLYDESMKPFE